The Melospiza georgiana isolate bMelGeo1 chromosome 19, bMelGeo1.pri, whole genome shotgun sequence genome segment ggggCTCACTGCTGCAGACTGAGACCACAAAATTAGGACTGAGGCCTCTAGCAGAGGAAAATGGGAGTCTGCTGGGCTGGACTTGAGAGAGGCAGTTATTTgcaatatctttttttttcctcttaataaatgtactgtgaggaaaaaaatataagttGTGATTCCAGATGGTAAATTCCTTGgcagttttttttattttttttccccctcccttcccactcCCATGGTTTTTCCCCTCTGGAACATCTTCCTAGTTCTAAAAAAAGATCATGTTGGGGAACTGGCAGTATCTTGTGAAAGGATCTTGTGAATGTAGAAACTCCTTGCATTGCATATGGAAGTGTTGATACTGTTAATTACCAACATGATGTTCAGTTGTGTGAGGTGTAAACTTAGAACATCAGTAAGTTCCGATCTTCAGCTTACAAGAAACTCTACTAAGATATTTTTGATTCCCCAGTGAAGGTGGTGTTTTCAAGGCTCATCTTACTTTTCCAAAAGACTACCCACTGAGGCCGCCAAAAATGAAATTCATCACAGAAATCTGGCATCCGAATGGTAAGAAATGTCAAAGTTTCAATTTCTTTGTGCAGTTCAGAACTAAAATGAAGAAAGTGAAgacaaataaaatacatttctgttcctgttaGAAATATGAAACTCTGCTTTTACTTTGCCATCCTCACTTAACAGAGAAGTAATAACAATGGCAGAGTTTTAATAGTGCTACTCTGAGAGCATAAAATACTCTTAAAGTATTTTCAGAAGCTGTTCTGAGTAGATTCTTGCATACTTGGTAATTGTTcagggatttttatttcttttttccaaagtGCAAAATTCTAGTCTGAGGAAAAACTTGACTTCTATAGCTTCCTTTTGTTATACCTTCAATTATTTCATCTTGCTGTTACTGACTTGGCAGCTCAGTACAGAAAGCCCAAGGTTGTCCTCATCTAGTGaagcatgaaaagaaattttctaGTCTCTCTAAAGGAGACTTCTCCTAATGTCTCATTTACCTATGGACTGATGGAGATTGGATGGGAAGgtgaaataaaacagaagattGTTttactgggaaagaaaaattttcttcaaCTTCAGAAACTGTAGATGTTGAAAGGTGGGAGGAGACAGTGCTCCCATCAAAAGGACAGAGAATATTTTAATGCTGTGTCAGTTTCAGCTCTGGAAATACCAGAGTACTTGTCAGGCACTTTCTAATTCCAGCAGTTTAAATCATATTTCAATATGTTCCAGTAATATCCAGCTGatgctgttgctgtggaaaAAAGTCGCTCTTGAGTTTGCTGAACTTAACAGAAAAGGCTTTAGTGGAAGCCTGGCTAAATAAATATTCTTGAGAGCTGCAGTGTGATGTTAGCCTGAGTCCCTCCTCCCCATGTGCCCTCTGTCAGGAGCCCAGGCACATTCAGATTTCCTCCAAGCCCTGTTTATTACAGTTTAAGCTCTGCAATAGTTAATGACTTTCCTTCTTTATAAAGTGTTTTCTCTAACAGTGTTTCAGAGTAGCTGGAATGAAGATGAGCAGTTCCTGACTGTCCTGAAGAAATGCCAGCACGTTGTTCATGACTGAAATATGCCTTGTTCTATTTTGTAGTTGACAAGAACGGCGATGTCTGCATTTCAATTCTTCATGAGCCTGGGGAAGACAAATATGGCTATGAGAAACCTGAGGAACGCTGGCTTCCCATTCACACAGTGGAAACCATCATGATTAGTGTTATTTCTATGCTGGCAGATCCCAATGGTGATTCTCCTGCTAATGTTGATGCAGCGGTAAGGCTTCCCTTGCTCTACCACTTGTCTTCAATGTAGAAACCTTGCAATGCAGTTCTGGTTTAGCAAACAGGAACTTTGGGAAGGACATTTTCTATCACAGGCTAAGGCTGCCATTGTGTTGGGAACAGCAGTGATGTTGTCAGACAAAACTACTGATTAGCTTTGGGAAGTTTATTTCACTTGTCTGTGTTTGTCACTTCCTGTCCCATGGATTAGAGCAGTGGGTTTGACTGTGTAGGTCTGTGCTCTGAGAAGGTACACAAAGGCTTTAGTGGGCATCTCACCTTCAGCTGAACAGCATGGGTTGTCCCAGACTAGACTGACTGGCTCAGGAGTGAGGAAAAATTGTCTGATTTACAGCCAAACACCAGGGTGAATCTGCAGGTGTGAGATGCAAGCATTTGATGCAGTGTTGTGGACCGTGGCCTGTGCTGTGTGTATAAACACAGCTATCAGCTCTCTAGAAGAGCTGTGTTTAGAGCAGAATGTAAGAATGAGGATGGAAAATGTggtgaggagagaaaaaaagtctcAGTTCTGGAAGGGCACGGGGGGACAGACTTCAGGCCCTGCTCATCTGACATAACACTGACATGCTCCTGAATTGCAGTTCAGCAGTGAGTGTTGTCTTCtcacaaaggaaaaattctAGCTCTTTTAACTGTGGGAGTGAGGAAGGAGATAGGAATTGTGAGATGCAATTTTGTAAAGGAATGTTAACCTGTTCTGTCAGCCAAGCTGTACCTTCCCAAAGTGGGTGGGAGTTCAGTAGTTTCCCAAGCCTTTGATCTGCTGTGTTGTGAGTATTTTCAAAGGTGGTTGTGCTCTCTGAAAAATCGTAATGGGAACAGACTCATGTGGAACAAATTGAatgggaagaaaacagaaaacaaacaaaaagttgCAGTGAACAATTTCCTCATTTATCCTTTTTAAGTGTTGGACCTCCCTGTTTTGTGTCATGTTGCTGGTGGAAACAGACACCCAGGAAATATGGACATTTCCTGCTGAGAGCATTAATGAAATGCTAAAAGTGCAGTTAGAATTCTTCAGATCACAAACTCATGTATGTTGAATATAGCTGGCCTAACCCTGGAGAAAGCACATGCTTTTAGCTGTGCTTGTCACCTTCCTGACATCAGACTTTCTGTATTGTGCCCCACTGACAACTACTTCAGGagtgggttgttttttgttttttgtttttgttttttttttggttttttgttttttttctcaggaAAGTTAGACACACAATGAATTTGCCTAGGGTAAAGGTCAAAAATGAAACCAGCTTTTTCTAGCCCAGcatgaaagaacaaaaaatctAAATTTGACTGAAGATAATAGTAAGGCATCACTTCGGAtgctagaaattatttttgactGTGGCATTACATGTTTCAAGGAACTTCTGAAGAACTGTTGGTTTTCCTGCTGGATTGTAGCTCTCTTCATATATGCAAAAAACATACTCAGGGTAATGAAGAATTAGCAGCTCCTGTGTTTAGAACAGCAATAAACTTTGGCAGTTGCTATAAGATACTTTCTCTGCTGTCAGTAGTTTCTGCTTTTAAGTGAGTTTAGTGAATAAGGTGTCACAGGCAATTCACAGGATTACAGGAGCAGGGGATTTACCTGCCTTCAGGAAAAATGAACTATGCATGTTAGAGCACTGTCTCTTGGAGTGGGAGAAAAATGAGGATCAAGAAcctgaataaatattttgaaaagcaaatagAACAGTTCATGAcctaaaattacatttttggaGAATCAGCTGTCAAATTGGAAACTTTGCTTGCTATTCAAATCTGAACAATTCATAGAACTACAACTAGAAAAAGTAGAAACAAAAACGAAGGCTCTGAAGCTCAGAGGGCACAAATTCAATGCTTTTCTTGGCTTTAAGCCATCTTGTGTAAGCTGTCCTATGTCCCAGTCCAAGGAACCAAATGTTTGCTGCATGAATTGCTGAAAAAGAACAAACTAATTAGTAGCCTTATTTGTGCTTTCATAGGGGAGTTAAGACATGCTGGGCTCTCCAACTGATTGTTTAAGTGAGCTTGGAGGTGATGAATGTTAGGTTGTGCCATTTATGACTCAAATGTGCCACAACCTCCACTCCAGGTGGGGGTGAAAAGGTGTTGTGTGCTAGGTTGCATCAGGTGGAACAGGTTTTAACCCCTTCCCTCACCCTGCAGTAAGAATATATTGCTTGTAGCAGAAACTAAGAACTGTAGAACTTGATGAAATAAGGGGTTCTTTATATTTTCCCCACCACTTCTGACTGGAAGGCTGGAAGTGCCCAGCACATCAATCTTAACCACACCTGGTGCTCCTGTGCTTTCATCTGAGCTCCTTGTGAGCCTGGCACAAACCAAACCTGGCTGCACTTTCTCCTGTAGGTTTTTGTGGTACCTTGATGGGTGCATCTCTGGGTTCAGGCTTCCCTCTTACCTATCTTCCTGCTCATCTTTATCTTGGCTCTtcatctctgcagctctgaaatCACATCCCTgtcacagagagcagccctgtAGGTGAGCTGAGTGTTCTCCCAAGGTCTTTCTCACAGAGCCAGCATCTTACAGCCATATCTAACTGGGAGCTGTTTGCTTTCTAAGGACACTGCTGTGCCTCTTCTAGATACTGTCACTTCTGTATTTCTGTCCTGGAGTGTCCTTGCTAGATTGAAGAGAACTGAAACTGTCTTTTAAAAACTCTCAGAGTAACTGCTGGCTCACAGTACCTGTGTACCTTTCTCAGCACTGCAGTTAAAGACACTAAATAACAACAGCTTGTGGTCTACAGATGGAGTTTGCTGCTACTCTGCAGGCTGAAGCAAATAGATTTTAGCACAGACACTGTGAAATACTGGTAAGCCACCAGGTTAGTCTTGGAGTGTGCCTAAAATCCAAGGGGAAAATTACATCCTCACTGTCTTGTAagcagctggcacagaaacCCAGAGAAAACTTTAAGAAGTCCTGAATATCACAGGTTTTCAGTGAGGAGCTCAATGATTGTAAACAAATTTAGGGGTTGATAGATGGCTAATGTCTGAAAACATAAACAACAAGAGTCTTCCTAGAGCTTGTACAACTCCTTGTTGTAGGACTGACATCTGAAAGCTGTCTATTCAATTACAGAAAGAATGGAGAGAAGACAGAAATggagaatttaaaagaaaagttgcccGCTGTGTAAGAAAAAGCCAAGAAACTGCTTTTGAGTGACACTTATTCAGCAGCTAGTAGCTTCACTTTTTTCAGGGTAAGTATCCTTCTCAAGATGAGTCAGTTACCTGAGTTGAGGATTTCCTGCTTAAGTGTTGCTGAAGTATTTTTCTCCCcctcaaaagcaaaaagaaactCCCAAACCTTTCTTCTCAGCTGCATGATCTCAGTGGAGCTCTTTGCCTGTATGCAGTACTAAAGACCAAAAGAAGTTAAGTGTACTTGACAGCCTGTTCTGCCAAAATTGGGGAACTTCTCTTGTGTTCTTGTGTTTTATGCTGTTCAGAAGTTGAACTTCTCTTTATCAAAATTCATCCTGCTTTATTAATGGCACTTAGAGGTTACTAATAGAAGGGGGTGACAATTCCTTGATACTCATTATTGTGAAGAATACTTACTAGAATCTTAAGCATCTTGAAAGTCTTGTTATCTCAGGGGTTGTGGATTGTCTTGCAGATGTTGGTGGCATGTTGCACATAGGAGTTAAATGAGACTTCAGTGAGGTTGCCAGGAGCCACTGAGAAGGGTTTGTTTCAGGTATCTATGGGAGTTTTAACAgtctcctggcacagcagaaagCATCAAATTGAGATATTACCAGTTAATAATATCAAGAAAGGTGGTGTTCTCTTCAGCAGCCCAAGAAACATCTTCAGTAAGGAAGGCTTGGGAATAGCTTCATAAAAACAGCTGTGTTCTGCCTGGAAACTGAACTGTGGCATATCTGAGAGCTTGGACAAGTTTTCACCTGAGAGTAGCTGATGtgatatttgcattttttgccACCCTGTTAATGAGCTTCTGACTCAAGATACTTACTCTAATTTATACAATCCCATCTCAGTTTTaatgggacttttttttttttttttaataacctcTCGTAGAAAGCTCTGTATTAAATCATGGCCCTTAAATCCCTGGCCTTTGGTCACTTTATCTTGGGTATGCCAAGGAAAAACTTCCTCCATGAGCTAATAATTTCCCACTCTTGCttttcaaagcaaaacagaaCTTCATGTTGAAGCTGCCTTTTCTTATTGGTTGGTTTGGCAAATAAACTGCTCTGACCCATTTGGCTGGcaaatcccaaatccacatTTACTGGTTACCTACAGCATACATAATTCACAGGGACAGAAAAATGGCACTGTGTGTAGTTCAGACTGAACCAGAGCAGCTTACTACATTCTTCTGCTGGGTagctttttttaattacaattgTACAGGAGAGAGTTCCTTTCTTACCCTTTTGTAAAC includes the following:
- the UBE2G1 gene encoding ubiquitin-conjugating enzyme E2 G1 isoform X1, encoding MTELQSALLLRRQLAELNKNPVEGFSAGLIDDNDLYRWEVLIIGPPDTLYEGGVFKAHLTFPKDYPLRPPKMKFITEIWHPNVDKNGDVCISILHEPGEDKYGYEKPEERWLPIHTVETIMISVISMLADPNGDSPANVDAAKEWREDRNGEFKRKVARCVRKSQETAFE
- the UBE2G1 gene encoding ubiquitin-conjugating enzyme E2 G1 isoform X2; this translates as MTELQSALLLRRQLAELNKNPVEGFSAGLIDDNDLYRWEVLIIGPPDTLYEGGVFKAHLTFPKDYPLRPPKMKFITEIWHPNVDKNGDVCISILHEPGEDKYGYEKPEERWLPIHTVETIMISVISMLADPNGDSPANVDAAVSN
- the UBE2G1 gene encoding ubiquitin-conjugating enzyme E2 G1 isoform X3, with translation MTMTFIDGKSSLLVLQIHYSGVFKAHLTFPKDYPLRPPKMKFITEIWHPNVDKNGDVCISILHEPGEDKYGYEKPEERWLPIHTVETIMISVISMLADPNGDSPANVDAAKEWREDRNGEFKRKVARCVRKSQETAFE